The following proteins are co-located in the Nerophis ophidion isolate RoL-2023_Sa linkage group LG04, RoL_Noph_v1.0, whole genome shotgun sequence genome:
- the tmem120aa gene encoding ion channel TACAN isoform X1 yields MLFSPAGVSECFREWGDIEKDYQQIQDTHRLYKLKLEEVTKLQVSCSTAIERQRKKLKDLSASLEECKVKHPELKLSRQEAESIADIKMSIEERDNAFSEMEAFLPKKNGLYLTLVLGNVNVTLLNKQSKFAYKDEYEKFKLVLTVILFLFSFTCRFLFSYRALDALFNFLLVWYYCTLTIRESILINNGSRIRGWWVFHHYVFTFLSGVMLTWPEGTLYQMFRNQFLSYCLYQSFVQFLQYYYQSGCLYRLRALGERHNMDLTVEGFQSWMWRGLTFLLPFLFFGHFWQLYNSVTLFKMFQLPECKEWQVVMCGCSYMVLYLGNFFTTLGVVYQKYRQNRDNKPKSL; encoded by the exons ATGTTGTTCAGTCCAGCCGGCGTGTCGGAGTGTTTTCGAGAATGGGGTGACATAGAGAAGGACTACCAACAAATTCAA GACACCCATCGCCTGTACAAACTGAAACTTGAGGAAGTCACCAAACTGCAAGTCAGCTGCTCCACCGCCATCGAGCGTCAGAGGAAGAAGCTGAAAGATCTTTCTGCATCACTAGAAGA ATGCAAAGTCAAACATCCCGAGCTCAAGTTAAGTCGGCAGGAAGCGGAGTCCATCGCCGACATCAAGATGTCAATTGAAGAGAGAGACAACGCCTTCTCCGAGATGGAAGCCTTCCTGCCAAAGAAGAACGG GTTGTACCTCACTCTCGTTTTAGGAAACGTCAACGTCACGCTCCTCAATAAGCAGTCCAA GTTCGCCTACAAAGACGAATATGAGAAATTTAAGCTGGTCCTCACCGTCATCCTCTTCCTCTTCTCCTTCACCTGTCGCTTTTTGTTCAGCTACAG agCCTTAGACGCCTTGTTCAACTTCCTGCTGGTGTGGTATTACTGCACGCTCACCATCCGCGAGAGCATCCTCATCAACAACGGCTCAAG GATCCGAGGCTGGTGGGTGTTCCATCACTACGTGTTCACCTTCCTGTCCGGAGTCATGCTCACCTG GCCCGAGGGGACTTTGTACCAGATGTTCCGGAACCAGTTCCTCTCGTACTGCTTGTACCAAA GCTTTGTGCAGTTTCTACAGTACTACTATCAGAGTGGCTGCTTGTACAGATTACGAGCTCTGGGAGAACGACACAACATGGACCTCACCGTCG AGGGCTTCCAGTCCTGGATGTGGCGAGGACTCACCTTCTTGCTGCCTTTCTTGTTCTTTGGTCAC TTCTGGCAGCTCTACAACAGCGTCACACTTTTCAAGATGTTCCAGCTCCCCGAGTGCAAAGAGTGGCAG GTTGTCATGTGCGGCTGCTCCTACATGGTGCTCTACCTGGGGAACTTCTTCACTACACTGGGCGTGGTCTACCAGAAGTACAGGCAGAACCGGGACAACAAGCCCAAGTCCTTGTAG
- the tmem120aa gene encoding ion channel TACAN isoform X2, with the protein MSIEERDNAFSEMEAFLPKKNGLYLTLVLGNVNVTLLNKQSKFAYKDEYEKFKLVLTVILFLFSFTCRFLFSYRALDALFNFLLVWYYCTLTIRESILINNGSRIRGWWVFHHYVFTFLSGVMLTWPEGTLYQMFRNQFLSYCLYQSFVQFLQYYYQSGCLYRLRALGERHNMDLTVEGFQSWMWRGLTFLLPFLFFGHFWQLYNSVTLFKMFQLPECKEWQVVMCGCSYMVLYLGNFFTTLGVVYQKYRQNRDNKPKSL; encoded by the exons ATGTCAATTGAAGAGAGAGACAACGCCTTCTCCGAGATGGAAGCCTTCCTGCCAAAGAAGAACGG GTTGTACCTCACTCTCGTTTTAGGAAACGTCAACGTCACGCTCCTCAATAAGCAGTCCAA GTTCGCCTACAAAGACGAATATGAGAAATTTAAGCTGGTCCTCACCGTCATCCTCTTCCTCTTCTCCTTCACCTGTCGCTTTTTGTTCAGCTACAG agCCTTAGACGCCTTGTTCAACTTCCTGCTGGTGTGGTATTACTGCACGCTCACCATCCGCGAGAGCATCCTCATCAACAACGGCTCAAG GATCCGAGGCTGGTGGGTGTTCCATCACTACGTGTTCACCTTCCTGTCCGGAGTCATGCTCACCTG GCCCGAGGGGACTTTGTACCAGATGTTCCGGAACCAGTTCCTCTCGTACTGCTTGTACCAAA GCTTTGTGCAGTTTCTACAGTACTACTATCAGAGTGGCTGCTTGTACAGATTACGAGCTCTGGGAGAACGACACAACATGGACCTCACCGTCG AGGGCTTCCAGTCCTGGATGTGGCGAGGACTCACCTTCTTGCTGCCTTTCTTGTTCTTTGGTCAC TTCTGGCAGCTCTACAACAGCGTCACACTTTTCAAGATGTTCCAGCTCCCCGAGTGCAAAGAGTGGCAG GTTGTCATGTGCGGCTGCTCCTACATGGTGCTCTACCTGGGGAACTTCTTCACTACACTGGGCGTGGTCTACCAGAAGTACAGGCAGAACCGGGACAACAAGCCCAAGTCCTTGTAG